Within Kutzneria chonburiensis, the genomic segment TGGACGGTACGGCGATGTGGATGCTGGAGGGCTTCGCCAACTACGTCGGTTACCGCAACAGCGGCATTCCCATGGACGCCGCCGCGGCCGACGTCGCCGACCTGGAGCGCAACGGCAAGCCGCCGACCGACCTGCCGGCCAACGCCGACTTCGCGGCCGGCGGCGACAAGATCAACCTGGCCTACGACGAGGCGTGGACGCTGACCTCGTTCATCGCCGACACCTTCGGCCAGCACGCCCTGGTCACGCTGTACCTGCGGATCGCCGGCGGCAGCCTGACCGCCGACGTCGGCCAGCAGCTGCACGACGTGCTCGGTCTGGACAAGGCGGGCCTGGTCGCCGGCTGGCAGGACTACCTGCGGCGGAAGTTCTGATCTTCCACAGGTCGGCCGGGTAGCGTTGTCGGGTGCGCAGGACGTTGCTGGTGACGAACGACTTCCCGCCGCGCCCCGGCGGTATCCAGTACTACCTGCACGCGCTGGCCACCGCGCTGGGCGGCGACCTGGTGGTCTACGCCCCGGCGTGGCCGGGTGCCGAGGCGTTCGACGCCCGGCAGCCGTTCCCCGTGGTGCGTCACCCCGAGTCGTTGCTACTGCCCACCCCGGATGCCCAGCGCCGTCTGACCGCCGTGGCCCGGGGCGAGCGCTGCGATGCCGTGTGGTTCGGCGCCGCCGCGCCGCTAGCGTTGCTAGGTCCGCATCTGCCGGTCGATCGCATCGTCGCCAGCTCGCACGGCCATGAGGTCGGCTGGGCCATGCTGCCCGCCGCTCGGCAGGCCTTGCGGCGCATCGGCGACACCGCCGACGTCGTCACCTTCGTCAGCCGCTTCACGCGCTCTCGTGTCGCCCCCGCCTTCGGCCCTCGGGCCGCTTTGGAGCATCTGCCGGCGGGCGTCGACATCAACGTCTTCAAGCCCGACACCGCCGCCCGTGAGTTCATCCGCGCCCGGCACGGCCTCTCCGACCGTCCAGTGATCGTGTGCGTCTCGCGGCTCGTCCGCAGGAAGGGCCAGGACGACTTGATCCGGGCCATGCCGCGCATCCGTGAGCGCGTCCCCGACGCCATGCTGCTGCTCGTCGGCGACGGCCCCGACGGCGGCCGCCTCAGCACCCTCGCCGACGCCGTCGGCCGCAGCGTCGTCTTCGTCGGCGAGGTCCACGCCGAGGAATTGCCCGCCTACTACGCCGCCGGCGACGTCTTCGCCATGCCTTGCCGCACCTTGGCCCGCGGCCTCGACGTCGAGGGCCTCGGCCTGGTGTTCTTGGAGGCCGCCGCCGCCGGCCTCCCCGTCATCGCCGGCAACGCCGGCGGCGCACCCGAGACCGTCCGCGAGGGCATCACCGGCCACGCCGTCTCCCGCGGCGACCTGGCCTCGACCTTGTCCGACCTGCTGCTCAACCGGGATTTGGCAATGAAGATGGGCGCTGCCGGGCGCGAATGGATGGCGAGTTCGTGGCGTTGGGACGACCGCGCCACCAAGCTCTCCGCCCTCATCGACGGCCGTCGTCCCCCAACTCCCTGACGCTGGGCCGAATGCCGCGACAGCGATACGTGAGCGGCGTGCTGAAGGCTGGAGCGAGTGCCGGTCTGGGGGAAGGACCGGGACCTACGAAACCCTGGGGGTCGGATGGCCCGCGAGCACGACTCGCGGGCCACCCGTCACATTTCCAGCCCTCTTTTGTCACATGCGCTCCGCACTTGCCGCTGGAAGGCAAGTGCGGAGCGCATGTGACAGTTCGGCGGGCTACTTCGCGTAGATCAGCGCGATGTCCTCGGCGTAGGTCTTGGCGACCACGTTGCGCCGCAGCTTGAGGCTCGGCGTCATCTCGCCGCCGGCCTCGGTGAAGTCCACCGGCAGGATCCGGTACTTGCGGATCGACTCGGCCTTGGACACCGCCTTGTTGGCCTCGTCGACCGCGGCCTGGATCTCGGCGTTGAGCTGCGGGTCGTCGATCATGCTGGCCACCGTGACGCCGGCCGGCTTGTGGTTGTTGGCCAGCCAGGACGGGAAGAACTCAGGGTCGATGGTGATCAGCACGCCGATGAACGGCTGCTTGTCGCCGACCACCATGCACTGGCTGATCAGCGGGTGCACCCGCAGCCGGTCCTCCAGCACCGCCGGCGAGACGTTCTTGCCGCCGGCCGTGACGATGATCTCCTTCTTGCGGCCGGTGATCCGCAGGAAGCCCTCGTCGTCGAGCTGGCCGATGTCGCCGGTGTGGAACCAGCCGTCGGTCAGCGCCTGCCCGGTGGCCTCCGGGTTGTTCCAGTAGCCGCGGAACACGATCGAGCCCTTGATCAGGATCTCGCCGTCGTCGGCGATCCGCACCGCGGTGCCGGCGACCGGCCGCCCGACCGTGCCGACCTTGAACGCCGCCCGCACGTTCACGCAGGCCGCGGCGCTGGTCTCGGTCAGGCCGTAGCCCTCCAGCACCGGCACGCCGATGCCGCGGAAGAAGTGCGCCAGCCGCTCACCCAGCGGCGCGCCACCGGACACCGCCGCGTCGCAGCGGCCGCCCAGCGCCGCCCGCAGGCGGCTGTAGACGAGCCGGTCGAACACCGCGTGCTTGAGCTTCAGACCCAGGCCCACGCTGCCCTTGTCCAGGGCTTCGCTGTAGGCCACCGCGGTCTGCTCGGCGGCGTCGAAGATGCGGCCCTTGCCCTCGGAGTGGGCCTTCTGCTTGGCGGTGTTGTAGACCTTCTCGAACACGCGCGGCACGGCCAGCACGAAGTCCGGGCGGAACGAGGCCAGGTCCGGCACCAGGTTGCGGACGTCCGGGGTGTGGCCCAGCGTGACGCGGGCGTACACCGAGCACAGCGCGATCACCCGGGCCAGCACGTGGGCCAGCGGCAGGAACAGCAGCACCGAGTGACCCGGCTGCATCAGCTCCGGGAACGCCGCCATCGCGCCGCGGACCTCGGACAACAGGTTGTTGTGCGTGAGCTCGCAGCCCTTGGGGCGGCCCGTGGTGCCCGAGGTGTAGATCAGGGTGGCCGTGTCCGACGCCCGCACGCCCTTGCGGGCCGCACGCAGCTGGTCGTCGGTGATGTCGCGGCCCTTCGCGGTCAGTTCCTCCACCGCGTCGTGACCTGAGTCACTGTCGATCTGCCAGACGTTGCCCAGCTGGGGGAGCCGCCCGGCCACGCCGTCCAGCGCCGCGCGGTGGGCCGTGGTCTCCACGATGGCCGCCTTGGCGGCCGAATCGGACAGAATCCACTCCACCTGATCGGCCGAGGACGTCTCGTAGATCGGCACCGAGACCAGGCCGGCCGCCCAGATCGCGAAGTCCAGCAGCGTCCACTCGTAGCGGGTCTTGGACATCAGGCCGACCCGGTCTCCCGGCTGAAGGCCGGCCGCGACCAGGCCTTTCGCCACCGCGGACACCTCGTCGGCGAACTGCCGCGTGGTCACGTCCACCCAGGTGCCGTCGACCCGGCGCCGGAGCCCGATCGCCGTGGCGAAGCGCTCGGCGTTCGCCTGCACCATGTCGGTGAGGTTCTCGTCGTCGGCCACCGCGGCGGTGGCGGGAACGCTGAACTCGCGCACGTCAACCTCCGGAACTTCGTTGTTACTCGCGAGGAACTTAGCGCGCCGTTTGGTCTCGACACCAGGCCGGTGGCACGCTGCCGGCCATGCCCGCGGTTGACGTAGTCGACGAGACCTTCCTCGTCGTGCCCCCGGCGGCGCTCGCCGCCGTCTTCTCCGACCGCTCCAACTGGTCGCGTTTCTGGCCTGACCTGCGGCTTTCAGTTTACGTCGACCGTGGCGACGCCGGCATCCGCTGGACCGTGCAGGGCGCGCTCACCGGCACCATGGAGGTCTGGCTCGAGCCCATGCTCGACGGCACCCTGCTGCACTACTTCCTCCGCGCCGACCCGCCAACCCCGTACAAGCGGCTGAAGGACCGCCTTGCCGCCATCCGCACCAGGCAGGTCGCCGCCAAGGCCATCGCCATTGACCTCAAGCTGGAGCTGGAAGGCGGCCGCCCACCCGGCGTCGCCCCCTGACGCACTCGCCGCACCCACGGCCCGCCACACCCACGGCCCGCCACACCCACGGCCCGCCACACCCAAGGGGGCCACCGCCTCGGGCCAATTCTATCGCCGCATGGCCCTGGTCGATCTTGGTCGATGGTCGCCTGTGGATGGACACCGAGTTGTGCACATTGCGGCACAGGGGCTTGACAGCGGGGCCAGGCCGTAGGGTTGGGGCGTGCGGGTTCACGTGGTGTCGGACGTCCATGGCAATGCCGAGGCCCTGGCCCGGGCCTGCGTCGGCGCGGATGCCCTGATCGTGCTGGGCGACCTGCTGGACTTCGTGGACTACCACGACCACGGCTCGGGGATCATGGGCGCGGTCTTCGGGGCGGAGAAGGTGGCGGAGTTCGCCAAGTATCGGCGCGGGCCGCGTACGCCGGAGTCGATCGCGTTCGTCCGGGGCATGTGGGCGCAGCTGGGCTCGGACGCGGCGGCGGTGGTCCGTGAGGCGATCCGCGACCAGTACAAGAACCTGTTCGCGGCGATGACCGTCCCGACCTACGCGACGCCGGGCAACGTGGACGCGCCTGATCTGTGGCGGGAGTTCGCCAGCGACGGCGTCCACATCCTGGACGGTCAGACGGCGGACATCGGCGGCCTGAAGGCGGCGTTCATCGGCGGGGCGCTGCTGCCGGACGACGCGGTGCTGCGCAACAACGGGGTCTGGCGTCCCTATCTGCGCTACGAGCGGGAGTTCGCGGCGGCGGTGGAGGGCCTGCCGGACGACATCGACCTGCTCTGCACGCACGTCCCACCGGCCCGGCCGGAGCTGACCTACGACGTGGTGGCCCGCCGCCCGGAGCTGGGATCGACGAGTCTGCTGGGCCTGATCCACCGCGTGCGGCCCCGCTGGTCGATGTTCGGTCACGTGCACCAGCCGCTGGCCCGGCGCATGCGGGTGGGTCGCACGGAGTGCGTGAACGTCGGCCACTTCCAGCGGACGGGCACGCCGTACGTGCTGCGGTTCTGAGTGCGGGTAACCTGCGCGCATGGCCGACGAGTCCACCCAGTCCATCGTGATCGACGCCGAGCCGGCGCGGATCATGGATGTGATCGCGGATTTCGCCGCGTACCCGGAATGGGCCAACGCGATGAAGACCACCGAGGTGCTGTCCACCGGCGCCGACGGTCGCGCCGAGCAGGTGCGCTTCCAGCTGGACCAGGGCGTGATCAAGGACGAGTACACGCTCGAGTACAAGTGGGCGGCCAACTCGGTCAGCTGGCACCTGGTCAAGGGGCAGATGCAGAAGTCGCAGCGCGGCAGCTACGTGCTGGAGCCGGGCGGCGGCGGCACCAAGGTGACCTACACGCTGTCGGTCGAGCTGGGCATCCCCATGATCGGCATGCTGCGCCGCAAGGCCGAGAAGGTGGTCATGGACACCGCCCTCAAGGAGCTCAAGCGCCGCGTCGAGGGCCTGAGCTGACCGTGCGGGTCCTGCTGTTCACCGGCAAGGGCGGGGTCGGCAAGACCACCCTTGCCGCGGCCACGGCCGCCGCGACGGTGGCGGCCGGCCGCAAGGCGCTGGTGGTGTCCACCGACCCGGCGCACTCGCTGGCCGACGCCTTCGGGCACGAGCTGGGCCCGCGTCCGTCCGAACTGGACACGGGCCTGTTCGGCGCGCAGATCGACACCCGGCGGCTGGTCGACGGCGCGTGGGAGGAGATGCGTGGCCACCTGCGCACCCTGCTGTCCGGCGCGGGCATCGACGAGCTGGCGGCCGAGGAGCTGACGGCGCTGCCGGGCGTCGAGGAGCTGCTGGCGCTGGCCGAGGTGCACCGCCTGGCCACCACCGGCCCGTGGGACGCGGTGATCGTCGACTGTGGACCGACGGCCGAGACGCTGCGCCTGCTGGCGCTGCCGGAGGCGGTCGGCAACTACCTGGAGCGCCTGTTCCCGACGCACCGCCGCGTGGTGCGCGGCCTGCTCGCGGGGGTCGCGGGCAGCGCGGCGCCGGCCCGTTGGGACGCGGCGGCGGATGCGATCGGACGGCTCGCGGAGCACCTGGAGGCGGTGCGCTCGCTGCTCGTGGACCAGGAGCGGACCAGTGTCCGACTGGTGCTCACGCCGGAACGTGTCGTCGCCGCCGAGACCCGCCGCACGCTGACAGCCCTTGCGCTGCAAGGGATTCGCGTTGACGGCCTGGTGGCCAACCGACTCCTGCCCGACGCCGGCACGAGCAAGGGCGCGGCGGCGAACTGGCTTCGCACGCGCCGGACCGAACAGGAAACCGTGCTGGCGGAGCTGCGTGCGGCCGAGATTCCGGTGCAGACGGTCGGCTACCGGGCGTGCGAGCCGGTGGGCGTGCCGGCGCTGCTCGAACTGGCCGGCGAGCTCTACCCCGACGGCGACCCGCTGGCCGTGTCGACGGCCTCGACGGAGCCGCTGCTGTCGGTCAGTGCTTCGGAGACGGGCTACCGCCTGCGGGTGTCGTTCCCGCTGGACGTCGACGCCGACCTGGACCTGGCCCGCGTCGACGACGAGCTGGCCATCACGGTCGACGGCCGGCGGCGGCTGGTCGCGCTGCCGGCGGCGCTGCGCCGCTGCGAGGTGACCGGGGCCGAGATCGTCACCGGTGGGCTGCTCGTGGACTTCGAGCCCGATCCAAGGCTGTGGATGCGATGAGCCAGGACCGCATCGCCGAGGAGCTCCGCCTGCTGATCGACGCGCTGGCGGAGAAGGCCGAGCCGTGGCTCCAGCGCATCGTCGCCGACAGCGCCGACCACGAGCCGACGACCTGCGACTGGTGCCCGGTGTGCGCCGTCGCGGCCGTGCTCAAGGGCGAACGTTCCGAGCTGGCCGCCCGCGCCGCCGAGCACGCCGCCGGCCTGCTCACCGTGCTGCGCATGGCTGTGCAGCAGGAGCGCAGCGCGCCGCCGCGCGCCGAGGAGCCGGCGGCGGCGCCGCGCGTGCAGAAGATCACCGTCCGACGGCCCGGGCAGGACCCTTGCTGACCGTCGGCATCGACGTCGGCGGGACCAGTGTTCGGGCAGGCGTCGTGGATCCGCAGGGCGCCGTGCTCGACACGACGCGCGCGCCGACGCCCAGCGGCGGCGCGCCGCTCGAGGACGCGATCGCCTGCGCCGTCGAGGAACTGCGCGCACGGCACACCGTCTCCGCCGTAGGCCTGGCCGTCGCCGGCTTCGTCACTGAGGACCGCATGTCCGTGCGGTTCGCGCCGCACCTGGCCTGGCGCGACTCGCCCGTAGCCAAGGCCATGACGCAGCGCCTCGGGCTGCCCGTGGTGCTGGAGCACGACGCCAACGCCGCCGCGCTGGCCGAGCACCGCTTCGGCGCGGCGCGAGGGGCCAAGGTCGCCGTCATGGTCGCCCTCGGCACGGGCATCGGTGGCGCGCTGCTGATCGACGGCGAGGTTTTCCGTGGCGCCTACGGCGTCGCACCGGAACTCGGGCACCTGCGTGTCGTGCCGAACGGGCGGAAGTGCCCGTGTGGCAAGAAGGGCTGCTGGGAGCGCTACTGCAGCGGCACGGCTTTAAGCGCCACCGCCGTCGAGCTGATGGCCAAGCACCCCGGCGCGTCGACCGTGCTGGCCCGTGAGGCCGCCGGCGATCCGCAGCGGGTCACCGGCCGCAAGGTCTCCGGCGCCGCCCGCGACGGCGACCCCATCGCCCAGCGCGCCTTGGCCGAGTTGGCCAAGTGGCTGGGGGAGGGGCTCGCGCTGGTCGCCGACGTCTACGACCCCGAGGTCGTCGTGATCGGCGGCGGCGTGTCCGAGTCGGCCCCGCTGTTCCTGGACGACGCCCGCGAGCACTACGCCGCCATCGTCACCGGCTCCGGCTACCGGCCGCTGGCCCGTATCCGCACCGCCCAGCTCGGCGACGACGCCGGCATCGTCGGCGCCGCCACCCTGGCCCGCGAGCTCCTCAAGAAGCGCTGACTGCCCGAAAGCACCGGAAACCCCGGTGCTTTCAGCTAAACCTCCAGCTCTTTGACGCCAACCCAGATCGCTCGGCCCCGCCCCTGCTTCGCCCTGGGCGAGGCAGGGGTCACGAGGGGCCGAGCCGGCCTGCCGGAGGCAGGGCAATTCAACACAGCGCCGCCGGACTTGCGTTGCCGACGACGGCGGTCGCCGCGAGAGCGCCGACCGCGGCGGCTCCGCCACGGGCGAGCATCGAACGACGATCAATCATGGGGTGCTCCAGAAGTTGCCGGACCTGAATTCACAGCGTGATTCCAGTGTAGGGAGAAAACCTGTCCGGGAAACGAAATCGTGTATCCGGTGAGCGCAATGATTGTCGGCTCGGCGGGTGGTGGCCGACGGGGTGCGGTATCTGTGGCTGGTGAACTTGCCTGAACAATTCAACGGCGGTCGGGGTGTGACCCGTCGAACGGCGCTGGCACTGGCCGCCGGTGCGGGTTTGTCGGCCTGCGGCATTTCGGGAAATTCGGTCACGGCGAACGTGGACACCGATCCGAAGTCGATCGCGGCCGACGCCTATCTGTACGGGTTTCCGCTCGTGTTGATGGACGTCACCCGGGGCGCGGCGCTGGCCAACCAGCTCATCCGCAACACGTCGCCGGCGACCGCGCGGTCACGGGGGATCGTCGCGCCGCAGAACGACACGCTGTTCTCCTTGGCCTGGCTGGATCTGCACGCCGAACCGATGGTGTTCCAGATGCCGGCGGTGGACGGCAGGCGGTTCTGGCTGATCCAGGTGCTGGACGCGTGGATGAACACCGTGCACGACCCGAGCAGCGTGCGCCCGGCGGGACAGGCCACGCCGTTCACCTATGCCCTCACCGGTCCTGGCTGGTCCGGCCGGCTGCCCGACGGGCTCATCCCGCTGGCCATGCCCACCCCGACCGGGCTGATCGCCAATCGGATCCAGCTCGACGGAGCGGCCGACC encodes:
- a CDS encoding metallophosphoesterase family protein; the encoded protein is MRVHVVSDVHGNAEALARACVGADALIVLGDLLDFVDYHDHGSGIMGAVFGAEKVAEFAKYRRGPRTPESIAFVRGMWAQLGSDAAAVVREAIRDQYKNLFAAMTVPTYATPGNVDAPDLWREFASDGVHILDGQTADIGGLKAAFIGGALLPDDAVLRNNGVWRPYLRYEREFAAAVEGLPDDIDLLCTHVPPARPELTYDVVARRPELGSTSLLGLIHRVRPRWSMFGHVHQPLARRMRVGRTECVNVGHFQRTGTPYVLRF
- a CDS encoding glycosyltransferase family 4 protein, which gives rise to MRRTLLVTNDFPPRPGGIQYYLHALATALGGDLVVYAPAWPGAEAFDARQPFPVVRHPESLLLPTPDAQRRLTAVARGERCDAVWFGAAAPLALLGPHLPVDRIVASSHGHEVGWAMLPAARQALRRIGDTADVVTFVSRFTRSRVAPAFGPRAALEHLPAGVDINVFKPDTAAREFIRARHGLSDRPVIVCVSRLVRRKGQDDLIRAMPRIRERVPDAMLLLVGDGPDGGRLSTLADAVGRSVVFVGEVHAEELPAYYAAGDVFAMPCRTLARGLDVEGLGLVFLEAAAAGLPVIAGNAGGAPETVREGITGHAVSRGDLASTLSDLLLNRDLAMKMGAAGREWMASSWRWDDRATKLSALIDGRRPPTP
- a CDS encoding ROK family glucokinase; the protein is MDVGGTSVRAGVVDPQGAVLDTTRAPTPSGGAPLEDAIACAVEELRARHTVSAVGLAVAGFVTEDRMSVRFAPHLAWRDSPVAKAMTQRLGLPVVLEHDANAAALAEHRFGAARGAKVAVMVALGTGIGGALLIDGEVFRGAYGVAPELGHLRVVPNGRKCPCGKKGCWERYCSGTALSATAVELMAKHPGASTVLAREAAGDPQRVTGRKVSGAARDGDPIAQRALAELAKWLGEGLALVADVYDPEVVVIGGGVSESAPLFLDDAREHYAAIVTGSGYRPLARIRTAQLGDDAGIVGAATLARELLKKR
- a CDS encoding SRPBCC family protein yields the protein MADESTQSIVIDAEPARIMDVIADFAAYPEWANAMKTTEVLSTGADGRAEQVRFQLDQGVIKDEYTLEYKWAANSVSWHLVKGQMQKSQRGSYVLEPGGGGTKVTYTLSVELGIPMIGMLRRKAEKVVMDTALKELKRRVEGLS
- a CDS encoding ArsA family ATPase, with product MRVLLFTGKGGVGKTTLAAATAAATVAAGRKALVVSTDPAHSLADAFGHELGPRPSELDTGLFGAQIDTRRLVDGAWEEMRGHLRTLLSGAGIDELAAEELTALPGVEELLALAEVHRLATTGPWDAVIVDCGPTAETLRLLALPEAVGNYLERLFPTHRRVVRGLLAGVAGSAAPARWDAAADAIGRLAEHLEAVRSLLVDQERTSVRLVLTPERVVAAETRRTLTALALQGIRVDGLVANRLLPDAGTSKGAAANWLRTRRTEQETVLAELRAAEIPVQTVGYRACEPVGVPALLELAGELYPDGDPLAVSTASTEPLLSVSASETGYRLRVSFPLDVDADLDLARVDDELAITVDGRRRLVALPAALRRCEVTGAEIVTGGLLVDFEPDPRLWMR
- a CDS encoding polyketide cyclase / dehydrase and lipid transport, which produces MPAVDVVDETFLVVPPAALAAVFSDRSNWSRFWPDLRLSVYVDRGDAGIRWTVQGALTGTMEVWLEPMLDGTLLHYFLRADPPTPYKRLKDRLAAIRTRQVAAKAIAIDLKLELEGGRPPGVAP
- a CDS encoding AMP-dependent synthetase/ligase, with protein sequence MREFSVPATAAVADDENLTDMVQANAERFATAIGLRRRVDGTWVDVTTRQFADEVSAVAKGLVAAGLQPGDRVGLMSKTRYEWTLLDFAIWAAGLVSVPIYETSSADQVEWILSDSAAKAAIVETTAHRAALDGVAGRLPQLGNVWQIDSDSGHDAVEELTAKGRDITDDQLRAARKGVRASDTATLIYTSGTTGRPKGCELTHNNLLSEVRGAMAAFPELMQPGHSVLLFLPLAHVLARVIALCSVYARVTLGHTPDVRNLVPDLASFRPDFVLAVPRVFEKVYNTAKQKAHSEGKGRIFDAAEQTAVAYSEALDKGSVGLGLKLKHAVFDRLVYSRLRAALGGRCDAAVSGGAPLGERLAHFFRGIGVPVLEGYGLTETSAAACVNVRAAFKVGTVGRPVAGTAVRIADDGEILIKGSIVFRGYWNNPEATGQALTDGWFHTGDIGQLDDEGFLRITGRKKEIIVTAGGKNVSPAVLEDRLRVHPLISQCMVVGDKQPFIGVLITIDPEFFPSWLANNHKPAGVTVASMIDDPQLNAEIQAAVDEANKAVSKAESIRKYRILPVDFTEAGGEMTPSLKLRRNVVAKTYAEDIALIYAK